TATTCTGCATTGATGCAGATGGGGCCGTAACCGAATAATGCAAAGAAggcttccaactctctctctctctctctctctctctctctctctctctctctctctccgtgcgtgtgtgtttgttttgccCCATTCATTATTGGTCAGTTTTCTGCAGCAGTTTCTCTCAAAAAGGCAGAATAATTTGACATTCATTGCACGTTGACCAATGGTTAtagttcttcatttattttagttattataatCCTAGTGATTTTAATTGTACACGTCCATGGAAACTTATAGTTACACCATAACAAGTCCGTTACACTTACGGAACAGATGTTTATTTTCGTTAAATCTCTTGTGGTTTAGTTCGCATAcggaaattttattatttttttgttttttcatatatatatataataatatatatatatatatatatatatatatatatatatatatatataatatatatatataattgcaatggctggacagcaagattaaGAGAACCAGAGAATCAGGCAAGTACAAGGATCTCAAAGGCGTAACTGGGAGAAACTCCCACAgttccactacgaaagtataatATAAactagagaggttggacagcacgaCTTGGACAAATAAAGCGGGAAAGGAGGTGAAATTTCCGAGGCCCTTTGGAGGCGATGATAATGACTTTGTGCGCGACGTGCagcacatattatattatatataatacatacatacatatatatatatatatatatatatatataatatatatatatacatatataacataataccAATATAAGTGTGGTCCTTTCGACAGTTCGGGATTTTACCGCCAAAAGGAGGGGACCTCCAAAGTTTTTGCGTGGGCAAGTTTCCAAGGATTAATGGCTCCCCTTTTCGAATTAGGAGTACCGTAGCCACGACATCGGAGGTCACGTGATCGCAAGGCCCCGGGCCACAACAAAGAGTTTTATCTCCATAAGAAATTAAGAGGCCCGTATTTGAATCGCCCATGAAATCGTTAATATAAGGAAGCTAGCATTTTGACCCATTAAGAAAAATACGTATTTATTATAAGGTTATATAAAATGGTGTGtatgtcatttaatttttttttatgatcaaatggtatttttttccttctactgtataaatttgtatttttctcaatcaataTATAGGGTCTCAGTGCTAACTTTTTTTCctctaagatatatatgatatatatatatatatatatattatatatatatatatatatatatatatatatatatatatatatatatatatattttatagtaatataatatatatttgtgagtgagagATTTTACAAAATCAAGACAGTAAACTTTCCATTGGTGAAGGTACTTTTTGTACCGtacatttgttataatttttcaaTCGATATTCCTCACTTCTTTTCCTCTCATTTCGTTACTTTTATCGTACTAAGCACTTCATAAACTTGTGTGCTTCTTGCTTATGGAATGGGAGCTCTGAAAGCTGAATTGTGTGCTGACAGTCGTGCAGAGGATTTTTCATCCAGTTAGCTAAAACGCCAGAAAATCCGATGATTTCTCAGTTGAACGCAACCGATCCCGACCATTACCTCTGTACCCTTTGTCTTTTCCCTGCACcgccttttttgtttattattttttattttcttttattttttcaccccctccctctctctttctctgcttcccctccctcccccgttCTCACTAACAACTCAAATGTTTCGAATAACCTATCAACAAATCTCCCCCTCCCGTCAGACCATCTGTGAATTAGCCATTCAATCAcccttgtgtgcgtgtgtgtgtgtgcgagtgtgtatgTGCGcctgtgtgtttgagagagaaaaGGCATAATTAGGGTCCGGGGTGGGTGGGTGAGGAGTCGTACAGGGGATGAAAAGGGGCGTTTGCAAaccaaggaaagagagagagagagagagggagatggggGAAGGGAAGGTGGTTTATCCATATTAAGATACCGATTTAAAAGCGATTCAGAAGCAGTGTCAGATGAAATGAATATAACTGGACTTCGATATGAAATATCAACATCTGTCATTGAGCGCCGTCATGAATCTGAAGCAGCAGCGGTGGCTGTGTTTAGGGATGCTATTGTTATTGATGACGGTCTCCCTTTTGTCAAGGATGTTGCTGTCATTGTCCGCGGCATTTAGCGCTCTTGTTAGGGCTGTTTTTATGGTagcattttttgtttgttgattttCTTGGTCAAGGGAATCTTTTATGGCACTCGGCTAATGTTACTTGGAGTCATAGTCCATTGATCCCTCGCATTAGGCGATTCCGTAGCAGCAGCGTTTTAATGAATGAGCGAAGCTTCGCCTCCTATTCCGCTAATGGGTTTCAACCCATGAAAGTCAATTATGAGTGGTTTTAATTGGACATTAAACGGGAGTTAACTTGGCCTCCCTCGTCAGTGAAGccggaaaggaaaggaaatcgaATTTTTCCTGAAAGAAATCCGAGGACCTAAGACGAGTTACTAGGCTATATTCTTACTGAATAACGTAGAAACTGAAGCGTTCCTTTGTCAGATGATAATAATCTCGAACTCGAGGTCGGGGTCAACTTAAAATCTTGGTATGAAATAGTGCGAAAGGTAGCTAATGTACCTTCTATATAGGTAAAAAAATTTGTAGTCAGATATGTTTGTGAGACTGATTCAGTTTTGCCACAAACAGAAAAACACAGTCGCTGCTTGATGCAAACTTTGGCAGGAAGTGTGACAGACAACGCCTTTCGTCAGCGAAGCGCAAACCTCGCGTATTTGCCGCTGCGTCGTAAAATAATAAAACGTGCGTGAATCTAATAAATTGTAGTGTACAATGTCTATAGTGTATTACAAGCAAACACTTTAATGTTACTTACCATCTTTTCCCCTCCCACTTTCTTCTTGGCCGTCCTGTCCTACTTATATGCcttctccgtagggggttagtgttgtcagtgcacctcacgtgatgcactgtagacattactaaaagGTAAGGATGTACTAAAGTATCGGTATCGGTGCAtggctagtttttgtggtatcggtattggtgaatttctggccgataccCGCCGATACTTTGTCATCAGTATATgaatttaaaatccttctaggcTTCTTACAATctatatattaacaaagcccaACAAACTAGAACCTTTCATAAGCTAAATAAATGAGTCTGCTAGCTGTTTCTAgccaatatgtaaataaaaactcagaataaaagtaCATATTAGTGATTTCAGATTGCTCGTCACCCCATGAATTCGAGTAAGCACTAAGCAACCTCAATtgttacaagtcttctaatggtagccataatataagccaaactatatatatccaggtaataaagggattaaatgcttaatagttatacttgatgttctttttcagtaaaatttatatgacctttcaactttgaacctttaatatacaataaccagagaacaagaatgattttagtaacaatatatattcccttaaataacagtaatatggaggtaacaggtatcggtatcgatatcggccaaaaatttggtatcggTGCATCCCTACTAAAGGGTgcttgcagcgtctcttcggcccctacctAGCTGCGCCCCCGTTTTAGCTTATTACTTTAACGCCATTTTCGCTTCCTCTCTTCTGTTTGGCTGTCCAACCGTACTTTTTGTGTCTTGAACCTCGAATAGCTGAAACAGCCCCAGTGCTTTGCTTGACAGCCTAAACTCGATAAATCTAAACTAACCTAATCTCCTGTATGCCTTCGTATGACCTGCTTTTCTGTCATTCAGCTCTTTCTCAGATAATCGCCTTTCCTTTTCATTGATCATTACTTTTTCTCATCCCGCCCACTTATTGCTTTCTTTCCCTCGGCCTACAGTTATAGACTCGGCTGTCCCCCTGACCCCATCATGAAAGTTTACCTTTAGAGATAAAGAGAGTTTGGAACTGTAGTCCATCGTTGATTTATAGTGCTTTGGTGTGGGTTTATCATGTGAAGACCCCGTAAGgggtagtgccgtcggtgcacctcacacggtacagtgtaggcattactaaggttctttgcagcgtacctttggcctctagctgcaacctctttcatgccgtttaccgtacctccattcatataaccttttttccatcttaccttTCACTATCTCCCAATAATTATTATTCCCTAGTGCacctgcaagattttcctcttgttacacctttaaagccTTACTCACAGTTTCCTTCCAGCggtgaatgaactcataggtcccaaaACTTAGTATCTGGCTAAAATTTGATATTCTAATTCCAAGTCTAATCAAAGCGGAGAGAATGGTTAGGCTGAAGCGTCTTGTCATTCTGAAGTTTGGGAAAACTGAAACATTGGTGGTTGTAAGAGTCGTTTTGGACGGAGGAGGAGTTCGAACGGAACGGCTTTATTATAAAGAAAGCTGGAGATAAGACGATCCTTCTGTGTAGGTCTAGATATGATGTGGCTTCTATTATGGAAGTTTTTTCTTTGCGGCGGTTTGTGTCCTCGGTTCACTTATTAAAAGATGATCGTGTTTTGTGTTCTTTGGAGCCGTCACTTATtcataaatgctctctctctctctctctctctctctctctctctctatatatatatatatatatatatatatatatatatatatatatatatatatatatataatatatcgtgggtttgttgtatgtgtatatatatttgtagatatattattatatataggtatatatgtatgtatgtacaggtatgtaccatatatatatatatatataataatatatatatatacatatatattatatacggattatatttatatatatatatatatatatatatatatatctaactatgtatattatatatatatataattatatatatagatatatatatattatagatatatatatatatatatatatatatgatatagatcactatacatatgtatagttatGTCATAATAAATAGCTGCTTATGTACAAACAGTAAGTGTCTGCCAGTGTACAAGAAAAAGTCTATAAGAAACTGTAAGTTATTTGTGATATATTGTGTACTTAGTCGATCGCAATTTGTCACAATAGGTAATAATTCACCGGTGTTTGATTTAGTTGACAGAACCTTGATTAACTCAAGAaccagaagcttgttcggtgataaCCTTTCCTTCTTGGATGACTTATGTGTTAGTCATTATCTGCAATCAGGGATTGCCTAAACCAGGGAAGCCGGTTactcgccccccccaccccccaccccccctcaatGTTGATTTTGAATTGAGCAAAAATGGACAGTATTTGTTGTTATAAATTATATCgaaaattttcacttttaatatagAAATAACTTTTTGactataaaaataactttttaatataAGAAACTATTTAATATAGAAATGactatttaatataaaataactttaaatttagaaataactatttattatagaaataacTTTTTGAGTATAGCAATAGCTGTTTAAATATAGAAATAACTTTGAATAtagaaataacttttttaatatagaAATCACTTTTTTAATGTTGAAATAAGTGTAATTAATTATagaattatctttatttaatatagAAGTAACTGTTTAATAAATAgaaatcagtttttaaatattaaaaaaactatttaattttaatataactaacttattaaatataaaaataactttatttattgATAGAAATAACTGTATTTAATATAGAAACaactttatttaatataatataaaataacttttaatattGAAATAACAGTATTTAATATAGAAATTACTGTATTTAATATAACGAATGACCTGTAGTTCTCTGATATAACTGTTGGCATTATCGCACCCATAACTACCATATCCAATTGCATTGAAATTCCGATTATCTCTGGTACTTTGAATGAGAAGTCACTTAAAatgtatcatttattattaagtgaaaatacattacaaatacatttcaaggtacaaaatattttagaaactAGTAGAGTCTTcactatttacaaaataaactctGGAACGTATCGATGAATAGTGAAAAAGGTGAGCGAAGGGGGATGAAGGCCGGAAATGTAGGTTTAATAAATCAGTACAATGAACTGTAGGAAATGTATGAATGGCGAAGCATTCGAAAGTGGGAGAAAAAGTGAGACAATAAATTTGAGAATAAATACTTGTACATATACATGTGCTCTTGTGATCGTACATTTGGATGTGCCTTTATACATGAGACCagatttatacaaaaataaaaaaattacaggaaGTTACCTTTATCTCTAGAGGTTTTTTATAGGTTTGTGTTGCTATGGCattgcatttcatatatatatatatatatatatatatatataaaatatatatatatatatatatatatatatatacacacacatatatatatatatatatatatatatatatatatattatatatatatatatacatatataattaaatttattatattatactatatagatatattatattataaattagcctatgtacatatatatgtatatagataatataaaatatattagatatatatgtgtatatatatatatatatatatatatatatatatatatctataatatatatatatatatatatatatcaaaacaataATTTTGAAATCTTAAAATTTTTTGGAAATCACGGGTTTTGTAGAATTTTCCAAGGGATTGTAAACAGACTTCAATGCGTGACATATGATTCAACAATCAGGTCTCTCATCGCATGTTTTGgcaaaaatcaaaaagaaaatttataaaatttcatcaaataATACATTGATTACAGTTTCCCTTCTAACTTATGCATTCAATTACACGTGCATATGTATAATCGAACATTTATtgtaaattggaattttctatagatatatatatatatatatatatatatataatatatatatatatatatatatatatatatacttatatatatgtgtgtggtgtgtgtgtgtgtgtgtgtgtgtgtgtgagtagtgtgtgtgtctgtgtgtgtgtgtgtgtgtgtgtacttgagtATTTTACtgcataaatgaatgaaaaacatattgacatataaaaatatatatatatatatatatatatatatatatatatatatatatatatatatataaaagaagtcaGTTGCACTATATTACCAATGTACATTATCACTTCTTAACGCTTTGATGATCCGTGGCAAGATGATAGCAAATTATCCGGTACCGAattcctttcactgtcaattctTGTCTTTCCAATATGTGGTTCATTTGGGATAATTTACCATATCTTACCCATTTCATTGCACCTTAATTGATAGTTAAAGTCACTATTTACACACTGCACTCTCCTCGTGAAAACGGtcgatagaaataaaataagataaaaattcacATTACCATGTCTTGTAACACTGACTTAATCAAGTTACCTAGAGCGATATTCCCTATAATCTTTTGCATAATCCTGAACATGGATTTTCCATTTGAATAACCTTACGCCCATACCAAGGAATCTTGTTAAATCATTTGTCATTTTAATCTCAGATTTCTTCACTGAATTTTTATAACGCTTGAGTATTTTTGTACAGTGGTCTCTATTTACACTTTCAGAGATGTCTTTAAACTTATCCTAGTGTGGCCAAGTTCTAAGTCTATCAGTAATCTAAACTATTGAAAGACTATTGAGTAGTGAAAGAGTAACATCCAGATCCAGGAATGAAAAATTGTCAATCGAAGATGAAGTCAGTTCGCTGTATCATCAAAATCTTTTGCTTgacaaaaatcagtaaaaaaaaaaaaacaccagattTTACACTTGAGCTGCGTGGAATCCATTTTATAGGCAATTCTTTTACTTTCTTTCGGCTAAATCTTTTGAGTTAATTTTTACATCCTGGCTGAATGTAGATGAGTAAATGAACAGTATCTGATTAAAAGGAATGAATACAAATTGTACAAAAATACGTCTCATATTTCATTAGAGGTAGATCTAGGACAGAAAATGATGCCGTTAGCAGCAACCATGTTGTAATGAAGACTAGAAAAATGCTTTGTCACCCAGACTTGTAATAGTTTTTCTTGTCGATCTTCATATTAATATTTCAGTTAGGTTATACTTTCCAGCCTGTGTTATGTCGTATCCCCAAGTGATGCTtaaaaggctgagagagagagatgttgtagTGTCCACTTGAAATCATTGCCATATCAGTGTTATTAATTAAAACGATTCAGTGCCATTTGAATGTTTCATGAATTAGAATCTAAATTTAATCAGTCTTTCACAGGACATCAATTCACAGACATCACAAACTGTATTGAGAttacaacaaagaaaacaaaataaagccaTCCCTAAGTCTCCCTTCCATTTGCAATTTGCATTAGATGCTGTAGTGGCCGTCTGAAAGCATACTTTTACTAAGAATGACTGTCCATTATCCTGCATTTCGCATCACATACCAGAAGACTATTGCAATTTGATGGTCAACATTTAATACTTGAGATACTTGGCTGGAATGCTTGAGAAAATGAAATCTGCACCTGGTTGAAATACCGTTAAATTGCCAGCTTTCGGTTCGAGCGCTAATACAGCGATCAAAATATGTTGATCCCCATTATCTAGATGACATCGTTTAACCCGTGAAGGAAACCTGCGCCTGGAGACAAAGAGAGCTGCTGTTAGCCATTGGAGGATATCTATTTCACCGAAGACGGTCGCTAGACTCATCGGAATTTCTTGTAAATTCTCCAGCAATAGATGAGCAATATGGACGCGGCCAGACTCTTGCTGAGCGCTGAGGGAATTGTGAGTTCGAAGGCGGTGCCAGCGTTGCTCTTGCTACGCCTCTGGAAAAAGTGAAAATAGATATATCCAGTTAGTACCGACAGTGAAGATAATATTTCGCTCTCATGCACAAGAATGAAAgatttaaatattagaaaaaaaaatagactgacAAGCTTTACATCGTCCGGTGAGGTCAAgatgtaaaaatgtatattgcAAATCGAATATTTACAGGTGCTTCAAGATGAAGCACTAAGGCCCGTTGACTTACAAAGACATTGATGTTATCAGTGAAGTCATCAGTATTGATCGCgtatatcattttgaaatattatcgCAAAAACTgccaaaccattttcattttaagtGGACCTTCTTTTAAATGCcagttaataataatacaccatGTGTAAGGTAAAACTTGATTATTACGCCTCGTCTAAAGGCATTAGATTCTCATTAGATTCTTTACAGTGATAGCATTCTTAAATGTGCACAGGGAAACGAATAAAACCTATGCTTCATGAAAAAGTATGCTGATATCCTAGTTTTACGATGTAAAAACTTGTCATaaacaataaagaattcctttatcaaataaaaatcaattctAACGACAGATGTTATTCTGGCTTGTAACCCAGCCACATATATACGTCCATGTAATGAATGGAACGAAGGGTGAAGAAGTGTAACTGTAGGTTCTCAAAATTCCATATCTTGACAGCTACAGCGATGTGAAACGGAAGGAAGTTCCGTGCTTCACTCCTTAGTGACCACAAGACAGGAACTGATTAATACATCTTATATATGGCGGGAAACAATAGCGGTGTTGCTGCCGCATATAAATGTAGTGTTGCCACGATGCGTAACGAAACAAGTGGTCTTACAATAAGTAGAGTGCAAATGGTAAAAGGataaatggaatataaatgataatgtaaacatAATCCTCGAAATTAATGATAAACATGTACTATGCATGTAATCAGTATATGCAATGCAACACAACGGTATTTGATATCTACACGAGAGTCTTTTGTCAACTAACCTTTGCATAATCCTCATGAAACCGGTCCGCTAGCGTCCGAAGCGTCACCCCTAAACTGTGGCATTTCCTAATGCGATCCTTGCTCTCTTGTGATTTCAGGTGTCTGCCGCCACAGCGGAAGCAGCCGCTCGACAGGAGAAACCATAAGTCGAAGCTGAATTTCTTCAAGAGGTAAAAATGGCAGGACCCGTGAGTTTGACAGGTGAGAAACGgaaggcgatgatgatgatgatgtaccGTGCTGATGAATCCATCTTGCGTCGGGGAGACGCTGTCCACGGGTTGTCGCTGTTGCTGCTGCTCGTGTCTGGCGTTGAGAATGTTCTTTAGGTCCTCAGAGGAGTGACACATGTTGACAGACGCTTCCGAGGAAGGTTGCAATCTACGGAGGTGCCTCTGACGGAATACTGTCGGCGTAGCACACGAAAGAACTCTCGTGGTTGTGTTATCAGCGGGACTTGCTTCGATATACaccagatcttgaaaactacttgGGATGACATCAGGTAGGCGTTGcatacctaaaagaaaaaaaaaaacttttattgttaTGGCTAGTTAAAAAGTCGTATATGGATTACTTTAGACTAGATACAGTCATTTACTACTACCAGTGGCTATCTGAAGGAAAGGTTTGCATTTTGGACTTGAATATTCACGTGTTGATTTGTTTGAAAATTGCTAGAGTAATGATATCTAGGCCTTGATTAATTGGTTTTGTTAATAGCGAAGATATAGGAACTTGGAAAGCCTCATtataaaatgctctctctctctctctctctctctctctctctacattattaTTAGACGTAGAATAAGTTTTCTTATCAACGTAAGGACAACTCGGTTGCGCGCTAAAGTAAGATCCTTAGAAATtcaaaccaattttttttctttcttttttggttttgttaataGCGAAGATATAGGAACTTGGAAAGCCTCATtataaaatgctctctctctctctctctctctctctctctctctctctctctctctctctctctctctctcctctctctctctctacattattaTTAGACGTAGAATAAGTTTTCTTATCAACGTAAGGACAACTCGGTTGTGCGCTAAAGTAAGATCCTTAGAAATTCAAAcgaatttttgttctttctttttttaatttctagaGTCTGACACTGTAACCGACTCATTTGATAAGCTTTCATGAATctatacacacgcaaacacatggCAAACTCGGATCACCagaggtgattatttattttaaaaatttgaatTCTTAACTAACGCGAGAAGCTACGGCGAAAAGTTTCTTGGGTGACAAAATTCCTAAAGTCTAATATTCTGTTCAGAACGAGTTTATTTCTTGTTATATTCTTTCTCATTTTGTAACAAACAAAGGAAACGATGCTTGGTTCAAGGAGTCAAAATTACAGAGAGGTGAAGCTAAGTGGTTAATGACAAAagaatataatttagtaatttctATTAAACTGAAACAAAATATGGAGAAATGTGAAATATGTGGAAGACTTAATTGGTCATAACAAttttatctgaaaaccagtaaaataATGACAGACCTGGCCCCTCACGTTGATTTTCAGTATACGAGTACTAAATTTCTTATAtgtgtcttttacagaaaaataactgCTGCAGATCGTCGAACTTatacatttaaacatttaaatttgTACCTATACACAAGAACATCACATGCCACGAGATAAATCGTATAAAAAAGACCGAAATGACTTTTCTTACCGTGATAAAAAAGACCGAAATGACTTTTCTTACCGTGACGACACGATTCTCCCATCTCGAAATCCAGAACTTGCAAATCACTCGAAAATTCCGTCGCACTGAAACCACTCTCATCACAAACGTAGCCGAAAGGAACAGCAATTGTTTGAACGAGTAAATCCATTACTGTACCGATAACAAATCAGTACACCAGCGGAGAGATCACGTGACGGACGGTTACGCTCTGACTGGGACCGACCGCCAACCGGGACAACTTCAGAGGGGAGATGCTGTCGCTACGATACCAGCCCGCACACTGAGATACAGCAGAGTCAGGAGCCATGTACAAGTTCCTGAGGATCATCGTGGAAGGGAGGTCGATAGGGGTAACCAAAGCGCTGAGAGAGGGAAGTTCTCTTGCCAGCTTCGAACTCtgtgcgtttgtgtttgtgtgtgcgtgtgtgtgttttatttatatattattttgtttttgaagtgAGCGCTGTGATTCTTTATTCCGGTGGGTTGCGTGTTGTGACCGCTTGATGGGAAACAGGACGAGGGAGGGTATAGTTGGTATTAGTATGAATGACTTCAGCTCCGTtggaaaattaataatgaatgaactacatgcgcacgcacacaaacacacacattatatatatatatatatatatatatatatatattatatatatatataatatatataagtatgcgtGTATGTGCGTTCGTTTACTTTGTTTCcataatgatataattgataattttcctttaacaGCTACGTCAGCTAATGTAATGAATTAAAAAGACACACACATTGCTTAGTAAATGTTAATGTGGCGTCACGAGTTGTAgcatatttatctttatcttccAAGAGgagaaaaatatggggaaaggaAATGTCCTAGATTAACGGAGATACAGGAAAGAGAAGGAAGTCCCAAGACTGGCAGAATGTCTTTGCCAGCGTTAACCGAAGGCCAAGTGTCCATGTTACTTTGTTTCATCTTCCTGTTGAGTGTGAAGAATGTATTTATCTGAAGAATGTATTTATGCTGTCTTCATTGATGGAGGGTCTCTGTACCTTAATTAT
The sequence above is a segment of the Macrobrachium nipponense isolate FS-2020 chromosome 2, ASM1510439v2, whole genome shotgun sequence genome. Coding sequences within it:
- the LOC135221513 gene encoding uncharacterized protein LOC135221513, encoding MDLLVQTIAVPFGYVCDESGFSATEFSSDLQVLDFEMGESCRHGMQRLPDVIPSSFQDLVYIEASPADNTTTRVLSCATPTVFRQRHLRRLQPSSEASVNMCHSSEDLKNILNARHEQQQQRQPVDSVSPTQDGFISTVHHHHHRLPFLTCQTHGSCHFYLLKKFSFDLWFLLSSGCFRCGGRHLKSQESKDRIRKCHSLGVTLRTLADRFHEDYAKRRSKSNAGTAFELTIPSALSKSLAASILLIYCWRIYKKFR